The following are from one region of the Juglans regia cultivar Chandler chromosome 10, Walnut 2.0, whole genome shotgun sequence genome:
- the LOC109021469 gene encoding uncharacterized protein LOC109021469 isoform X4, which translates to MTDHSDGYGRLSGGWAGLPWVTLLVINDYMGRVTPKAQSIRQRQGTTSCYLGFIFGDELVAVYRYFRSLAVDSPSSTMRSRSDYRVADQLASEEKIQ; encoded by the exons ATGACTGATCACAGCGACGGATATGGGCGACTTTCAGGTGGCTGGGCAGGACTACCCTGGGTGACCTTGCTCGTTATAAATGATTATATGGGGAGGGTGACTCCAAAAGCACAGAGTATACGGCAGCGTCAAGGTACAACTT CTTGCTATCTTGGCTTCATATTCGGGGATGAGCTGGTGGCTGTGTATCGATATTTTCGAAGTCTGGCAGTAGATAGTCCATCTTCAACCATGAG GAGCAGGAGTGATTATCGCGTTGCAGACCAGCTGGCGTCTGAGGAGAAGATACAGTAG
- the LOC109021469 gene encoding uncharacterized protein LOC109021469 isoform X2: MTDHSDGYGRLSGGWAGLPWVTLLVINDYMGRVTPKAQSIRQRQACYLGFIFGDELVAVYRYFRSLAVDSPSSTMRYNLIVAFQKLARILKLTTQDIDGH, encoded by the exons ATGACTGATCACAGCGACGGATATGGGCGACTTTCAGGTGGCTGGGCAGGACTACCCTGGGTGACCTTGCTCGTTATAAATGATTATATGGGGAGGGTGACTCCAAAAGCACAGAGTATACGGCAGCGTCAAG CTTGCTATCTTGGCTTCATATTCGGGGATGAGCTGGTGGCTGTGTATCGATATTTTCGAAGTCTGGCAGTAGATAGTCCATCTTCAACCATGAGGTATAATTTGATTGTTGCATTTCAGAAG TTGGCCAGGATTTTGAAATTAACGACACAAGATATTGATGGGCACTAG
- the LOC109021469 gene encoding uncharacterized protein LOC109021469 isoform X1: MTDHSDGYGRLSGGWAGLPWVTLLVINDYMGRVTPKAQSIRQRQGTTSCYLGFIFGDELVAVYRYFRSLAVDSPSSTMRYNLIVAFQKLARILKLTTQDIDGH, translated from the exons ATGACTGATCACAGCGACGGATATGGGCGACTTTCAGGTGGCTGGGCAGGACTACCCTGGGTGACCTTGCTCGTTATAAATGATTATATGGGGAGGGTGACTCCAAAAGCACAGAGTATACGGCAGCGTCAAGGTACAACTT CTTGCTATCTTGGCTTCATATTCGGGGATGAGCTGGTGGCTGTGTATCGATATTTTCGAAGTCTGGCAGTAGATAGTCCATCTTCAACCATGAGGTATAATTTGATTGTTGCATTTCAGAAG TTGGCCAGGATTTTGAAATTAACGACACAAGATATTGATGGGCACTAG
- the LOC109021469 gene encoding uncharacterized protein LOC109021469 isoform X3 produces MTDHSDGYGRLSGGWAGLPWVTLLVINDYMGRVTPKAQSIRQRQGTTSCYLGFIFGDELVAVYRYFRSLAVDSPSSTMRYNLIVAFQKGWSVKRRTSI; encoded by the exons ATGACTGATCACAGCGACGGATATGGGCGACTTTCAGGTGGCTGGGCAGGACTACCCTGGGTGACCTTGCTCGTTATAAATGATTATATGGGGAGGGTGACTCCAAAAGCACAGAGTATACGGCAGCGTCAAGGTACAACTT CTTGCTATCTTGGCTTCATATTCGGGGATGAGCTGGTGGCTGTGTATCGATATTTTCGAAGTCTGGCAGTAGATAGTCCATCTTCAACCATGAGGTATAATTTGATTGTTGCATTTCAGAAG GGGTGGAGTGTGAAACGGAGGACCTCAATATAA
- the LOC109021469 gene encoding uncharacterized protein LOC109021469 isoform X6 — protein MTDHSDGYGRLSGGWAGLPWVTLLVINDYMGRVTPKAQSIRQRQACYLGFIFGDELVAVYRYFRSLAVDSPSSTMRGGV, from the exons ATGACTGATCACAGCGACGGATATGGGCGACTTTCAGGTGGCTGGGCAGGACTACCCTGGGTGACCTTGCTCGTTATAAATGATTATATGGGGAGGGTGACTCCAAAAGCACAGAGTATACGGCAGCGTCAAG CTTGCTATCTTGGCTTCATATTCGGGGATGAGCTGGTGGCTGTGTATCGATATTTTCGAAGTCTGGCAGTAGATAGTCCATCTTCAACCATGAG GGGTGGAGTGTGA
- the LOC109021469 gene encoding uncharacterized protein LOC109021469 isoform X5: MTDHSDGYGRLSGGWAGLPWVTLLVINDYMGRVTPKAQSIRQRQGTTSCYLGFIFGDELVAVYRYFRSLAVDSPSSTMRGGV; encoded by the exons ATGACTGATCACAGCGACGGATATGGGCGACTTTCAGGTGGCTGGGCAGGACTACCCTGGGTGACCTTGCTCGTTATAAATGATTATATGGGGAGGGTGACTCCAAAAGCACAGAGTATACGGCAGCGTCAAGGTACAACTT CTTGCTATCTTGGCTTCATATTCGGGGATGAGCTGGTGGCTGTGTATCGATATTTTCGAAGTCTGGCAGTAGATAGTCCATCTTCAACCATGAG GGGTGGAGTGTGA
- the LOC108983841 gene encoding defensin-like protein 1 isoform X1 → MMMMERKSLGFFLLLLIFLASQEMIMPSEARVCESQSHKFQGTCVRDNNCGLVCKNEGFSGGKCRGFRRRCFCTKIC, encoded by the exons atgatgatgatggagaggAAATCACTTGGGTTTTTCTTGTTGCTGCTCATTTTCTTGGCTTCTC AAGAGATGATTATGCCAAGTGAGGCAAGAGTTTGCGAGTCACAGAGCCACAAGTTCCAGGGAACATGCGTGCGCGACAACAACTGTGGTCTGGTGTGCAAGAACGAAGGTTTCTCTGGTGGCAAATGCCGAGGATTCCGTCGCCGTTGTTTCTGCACCAAAATTTGTTAA
- the LOC108983841 gene encoding defensin-like protein 1 isoform X2: protein MMMMERKSLGFFLLLLIFLASQMIMPSEARVCESQSHKFQGTCVRDNNCGLVCKNEGFSGGKCRGFRRRCFCTKIC from the exons atgatgatgatggagaggAAATCACTTGGGTTTTTCTTGTTGCTGCTCATTTTCTTGGCTTCTC AGATGATTATGCCAAGTGAGGCAAGAGTTTGCGAGTCACAGAGCCACAAGTTCCAGGGAACATGCGTGCGCGACAACAACTGTGGTCTGGTGTGCAAGAACGAAGGTTTCTCTGGTGGCAAATGCCGAGGATTCCGTCGCCGTTGTTTCTGCACCAAAATTTGTTAA
- the LOC108983837 gene encoding defensin-like protein 1, protein MMMERKSLGFFLILLIFLASQEMIMPSEARVCESQSHKFQGPCVRDNNCGLVCKNEGFSGGKCRGFRRRCFCTKIC, encoded by the exons atgatgatggagaGGAAATCACTTGGGTTTTTCTTGATACTGCTCATTTTCTTGGCTTCTC AAGAGATGATTATGCCAAGTGAGGCAAGAGTTTGCGAGTCACAGAGCCACAAGTTCCAGGGACCATGCGTTCGCGACAACAACTGTGGTCTGGTGTGCAAGAACGAAGGTTTCTCTGGTGGCAAATGCCGTGGATTCCGTCGCCGTTGTTTCTGCACCAAAATTTGTTAA